Within the Halorhabdus rudnickae genome, the region ACGGCCTGGAACGACTTTGGAATCGAGCCCGGCGACATCGTACGGATAGAGAACGCTGGCATCCGCGAGTGGGAGGGCGATCCGGAACTCAACCTGGGCGAGCGTACGACGATAGCCGTAAGCGACGAGGACCTCGATATCCCCTACGAGATCGGTGGCGACCGGGCGCTTGCTGAACTAGCAGCCGGTGATCGCGGCGTCAACGTCACGGTACAGGTGCTTGAGTGCGAACGTAAACTTATCGAGGGCCGTGACGGTGAGACCGAGATATTGAGCGGGGTGGTCGGCGACGAGTCGACCCGATTGCCCTTCACCGACTGGGAGCCTCACGACGCGATCGAAGAGCGTGCGTCAGTCCGGATCGAGGACGCCTTCGTCCGGGAGTTCCGGGGCGCGCCGTCGATCAACGTCTCGGAGTTCTCGACGGTGACGGCCCTGGACCGAGCAGTCGGCGTGACCGAGGAGGCACCGCGAATGACGATCCAGGAGGCCGTCGAGAGCGGCGGGCTCTTCGACGTGGCGGTAGTGGGGTCGGCGATCGCCGTCCGGGACGGCTCGGGACTCATCGAGCGCTGTCCCGAGTGTGGCCGGGTCGTCCAGAACGGCCAGTGTCGCAGCCACGGTGCGGTCGAGGGCGAGGACGACCTCCGGACGAAGGTGATCATCGACGACGGGACGGCAACGGTAACGGCGGTTCTCGACGAGGACCTGACCGCAGACGTCTACGGCGGCGGTCTCGAGGACGCCCGGGAACACGCACGCGACGCGATGGATCGAGAAGTCGTGACCGACGCGATCCGTGAAGCGATCGTCGGCAAAGAGTTCCAGATCCGGGGATCGCTGAGCGTCGACGACTACGGCGCGACACTGAACGCCACCGCCTTCGACGCCTGCGAGGACGATCCGGCGGATCGCGCCCGCGAGTTGCTCGCAGAGGTGGGCCGATGAGCACCGACGACAGCGAGGGCAGTGGCACAAGCCCGGGCCGTCGCGAGGTCGCTTATCGGCTGTTCGCCGCCGAATTCGACGACGCCGACTATGGGTACTCAGAGAGCGACGAGGAACGGGCACCGAACTACGTGATCACGCCCACCGGCGGGAGAGTCAATCGCGTCTTCGCCGTGGGCGTGCTGACGGAGGTCCAGCCCGCCGGCGAGGAGGTTCTACGCGCCCGGATCGCCGATCCGACGGGGACGTTCGTCGTCTACGCGGGCCAGTACCAACCGGACGCCCAGACGTTCCTCGAACGCGCCGAGCCACCGACATACGTGGCCGTCACCGGGAAAGCGCGAACCTTCCAGCCGGAGGACAGCAGCGTGGTCTACACCTCGATCCGACCGGAGAGCCTCAACGAAGTCGACGCGGCCACGCGCGACCGCTGGACCGTCGGGGCAGCCCGACAGACCATAGAACGCATCGGGACGATGGCAACCGCGATGGAGCTCGACGCGGACGGCGAGGAATTGACCGCCGCACTCAGCGAACGCGGCGTCCCCCAGGGATTGGCGGCCGGTATTCCGCTCGCCCTGGAACACTACGGAACGACGTCCGGGTACCTCGCTGCAGTGCGGGAACTGGCCCGTTCCGCGGCAGAGATCGTCGCCGATGAGCGAGAAGAAGTCGAACCACTTGCGCTATCCCCCGACGAGGGCGGCGAAGCTGCTCTCGATGCCCTGGTGGCGGCTGCCGACCTCGGAGCGACAACGGAGTCGGCAACAGACACTGCTGGGTCGGAAGACACGACGACGCCTGCGGGAACTGCCACGGAGTCAGACCTAACCACGGAGGCCGAATCAGCGACGGGTACCGAGACCGGGGCGGAAGCCGGGAGCGAAGACGCCACCGCTACGTCCAAAGCGGAGAGCAAGACCGCCGAGTCAACGCAGCAAGCGGAGAGCAAGACCGCCGAGTCAACACAGCAAGCGGAGAGCGGAGCGGCCGAAGCGACATCGGAACCCGAGACGGGAACGGAAACCGAAGGCACGCCTGAACCCGGGTCGACCGAGACGGATACCGCCACCGAAGCCGATCCCACGACGGCGGCCGAAAGCGGCGAGGACGGCGGTGACGAATCCGCCGACAGTGCCACCGACGCCTCAAGGAGTACAGGCCGCGAAGCCGACGCATCGAGCACCGTCGAGACGGCGGACGATGGGGCGGCGGTCGGCGAGGGGGCCGAGCTCGGCGAGTTCGACGG harbors:
- a CDS encoding Single-stranded DNA binding protein; translated protein: MDVEDKAEELASDLGVDKEEVKEDLENLVSYSVPLEEAVGSLRRKYGEGGSGGNDAPPERDVAEITTADDGVTVGGVVLTVGKRSIQYQGTEEVIFEGEFADETGKISYTAWNDFGIEPGDIVRIENAGIREWEGDPELNLGERTTIAVSDEDLDIPYEIGGDRALAELAAGDRGVNVTVQVLECERKLIEGRDGETEILSGVVGDESTRLPFTDWEPHDAIEERASVRIEDAFVREFRGAPSINVSEFSTVTALDRAVGVTEEAPRMTIQEAVESGGLFDVAVVGSAIAVRDGSGLIERCPECGRVVQNGQCRSHGAVEGEDDLRTKVIIDDGTATVTAVLDEDLTADVYGGGLEDAREHARDAMDREVVTDAIREAIVGKEFQIRGSLSVDDYGATLNATAFDACEDDPADRARELLAEVGR